The proteins below come from a single Ailuropoda melanoleuca isolate Jingjing chromosome 1, ASM200744v2, whole genome shotgun sequence genomic window:
- the FGL2 gene encoding fibroleukin — MKPASFCWLSSAVLAAYGVLVVANNETEEIKDETAREACPLRLESRGKCEEGGECPYQVSLPPLTIQLPRQLGRIEEVFKEVQNLKEMVNSLKKSCQDCKLQADDSRDPGRNGQLSPSPGSLGEADDNRVRELESEVNKLSSDLKNAKEEIDLLQGRLEKLNLVNMNNIENYVDSKVANLTSVVNSLDGKCSSKCPIQEQIQSRPVQHLIYKDCSDYYTIGKRSSEIYRVTPDPKNSSFEVFCDMETMGGGWTVLQARLDGSTNFTRTWRDYKVGFGNLRREFWLGNDKIHLLTKSKEMILRIDLEDFNGVKLYALYDQFYVANEFLRYRLHIGNYNGTAGDALHFSKHYNHDLKFFTTPDRDNDRYPSGNCGLYYSSGWWFDACLSANLNGKYYHQKYRGVRNGIFWGTWPGISEAQPGGYKSSLKEAKMMIRPKHFKP; from the exons ATGAAGCCAGCCAGCTTCTGCTGGCTGAGCTCGGCAGTCCTTGCTGCTTACGGCGTGTTGGTTGTGGCAAACAATGAAACGGAGGAAATCAAAGACGAAACGGCCCGGGAGGCCTGCCCGCTGAGACtagaaagcagagggaaatgCGAGGAGGGAGGCGAATGCCCCTACCAGGTGAGCCTGCCTCCGTTGACGATTCAGCTCCCCAGGCAGTTGGGCAGGATTGAGGAGGTGTTCAAGGAAGTGCAGAACCTCAAGGAAATGGTAAATAGCCTGAAGAAATCTTGCCAGGACTGCAAATTGCAGGCTGACGACAGCCGGGACCCGGGCAGAAATGGACAGCTGTCACCTAGCCCGGGATCCCTGGGAGAAGCCGATGACAACAGAGTTCGAGAGTTAGAGAGTGAGGTGAACAAGCTGTCCTCTGACCTGAAGAATGCAAAGGAGGAGATCGACCTGCTTCAGGGTCGCCTGGAGAAGCTCAATCTCGTAAATATGAACAACATAGAAAATTATGTTGATAGCAAAGTGGCAAATCTAACTTCGGTTGTCAATAGTTTGGACGGCAAGTGTTCGTCTAAGTGTCCCATTCAAGAACAAATACAGTCACGTCCAG TTCAACATCTAATATATAAAGATTGCTCTGACTACTACACAATAGGCAAAAGGAGCAGTGAGATCTACAGAGTTACACCGGATCCCAAAAATAGTAGCTTCGAAGTGTTCTGTGATATGGAGACCATGGGTGGAGGCTGGACAGTGCTGCAGGCCCGTCTCGACGGAAGCACCAACTTCACCAGAACGTGGCGAGACTACAAAGTAGGCTTTGGCAACCTCAGAAGAGAATTTTGGCTGGGGAACgataaaattcatcttttgaCCAAGAGTAAGGAAATGATTCTAAGAATAGATCTTGAAGACTTTAACGGTGTCAAGCTCTATGCCTTGTATGATCAGTTTTATGTGGCCAATGAGTTTCTCAGATACCGTTTGCACATCGGTAACTATAATGGCACAGCTGGAGATGCCTTACATTTCAGTAAACATTACAACCATGATCTGAAGTTCTTCACCACCCCAGATAGGGACAATGACCGATACCCCTCTGGGAACTGTGGGCTCTATTACAGTTCAGGCTGGTGGTTTGATGCATGTCTTTCTGCAAACTTAAATGGCAAATATTATCACCAAAAATACAGAGGTGTCCGTAACGggattttctggggcacctggcctgGGATAAGTGAGGCACAGCCTGGTGGCTACAAGTCTTCCTTGAAAGAGGCCAAAATGATGATTAGACCCAAGCACTTTAAGCCATAA